The following proteins are co-located in the Camelina sativa cultivar DH55 chromosome 12, Cs, whole genome shotgun sequence genome:
- the LOC104732645 gene encoding uncharacterized protein LOC104732645 translates to MLPFANYYISTPIMSEKKNIIRTISNRRKKRWSHTLFTGGGGGGGGGGDDELATVKAAAWAWYQRHEGKPMMREFDLTTKAKRTPRPSRYKLEANKNKILSEKRVSKPHTNHLSRGDQETKFSSLLDPYEIKSISKRIDEGSLPANRGNGLRHDHVILEKKFEYDSKKENGLVNKVSIRNLWKGMNLMAPRTVCGRSNDVDLSAYRAVPRTEKVVRRTSVNTRTIGS, encoded by the coding sequence ATGCTTCCGTTCGCCAACTACTACATTTCAACACCAATTATGTCCGAGAAGAAAAACATCATCAGAACCATTAGcaacagaagaaagaagagatggtCACATACACTCTTCACCGGAGggggaggtggaggaggaggaggaggagatgatgaGCTGGCGACGGTGAAAGCTGCTGCGTGGGCTTGGTACCAAAGACACGAAGGCAAACCGATGATGAGAGAGTTTGATCTCACTACAAAAGCCAAAAGAACACCTCGACCTTCACGGTACAAGCTCGAGgccaacaagaacaagatccTCTCCGAGAAAAGGGTTTCTAAACCACACACTAATCATTTATCGCGTGGAGATCAAGAAACCAAGTTCTCTAGTCTTCTTGACCCTTATGAGATTAAGAGTATCTCTAAAAGGATCGATGAGGGTTCTTTACCTGCCAATCGGGGTAATGGACTCCGGCATGATCATGTTAtattggagaagaagtttgaatATGATAGTAAGAAGGAGAATGGGTTGGTAAATAAAGTGAGCATTCGAAATTTGTGGAAAGGAATGAATCTGATGGCTCCGAGGACGGTTTGTGGCAGAAGTAATGATGTGGATCTTAGTGCTTATCGGGCTGTCCCAAGAACAGAAAAGGTTGTACGGAGGACGAGTGTCAATACGCGAACCATCGGTAGCTAA